The DNA sequence GGCAGGGCAACCTGCTGGAGCTCATTTGGAGTAAACAAAGCTATGGcaaaacagagagaaagagcaATAAAGAGTTAATATATGTAATATCTGTCACTTGTATTTAATTAGACATCTGATCTGACCTGAAATAACCACAATATAAGGATGTTTTGGTGCTGTATGTGTATAAAATTAGTTACAAGGCTTAATTGAATTGCACATTTTAGCACTTAAATTATAACTTAcattagaaatatataaatgtaagtaagcGTTCAACCTCTGCATATGCCTTTATATGATCTTGTTTGTGAACCTGTTTCTTTTAATCTAAAACCAAAGTATTAAGTAGAGATACCATTGTATCTGGTGACACCCCAACCACTCGTCACACAGGTCATGCCAGGAGCAAATACATCAGAAGTTTCAGCAAGACAGACAGGGGAGACGTGATCGACCAGGGAAGCGGGGGAAGCCAGCTTCACCAATGCAATGTCATTGTTGATGGTATTAGGGTCCCACTCAGGGTGGGTGAACACCTATAATTCACATAATTGCTTTATAAAtaccagattttttaaaaacacataagtAAGTAAATATATTTGTCAACCAAAACAAAGCCAATAATATTTTGTTCTCACTTTCGCCACTTTCATAGTTTGTATAGCTTCCTCAGTCTGAGAGCTTGCTTTGTTGTGCTCTCCCAGGATCACACGGTGACTGGTTCTGCAGAAGAGTCCCAGAAGTTATGTAATCTATACCATTTTTATTCATACATAATGTAATGGCTCCACTGTGTTGGACTAAGGAAAATAAATCTGAGAGATACTATCTTTGTCCAGAATATTTATTGCAGATGAATTTTTGCAATACTGAGAATGTGGcaacagacaaaaaatattcTGGTATACATCAAATCATAGAAAGTAGATGATGCCGTAAAAGAAAAGAATGTTAAATAGTATACATCATATAGAGCATAATACTTGGCAGAAATAGTGAAGAAGTAAATGTAGGGATATATATTTAATCCTACACATATGTGAATTAAATAATATGATTTAATTTTACCTCACACTGCAGTGAGCAGCAGTCACCACCCAATTCTCATTGATCAAAGACCCACCACAGAAGTGCCAGCCAAAGATGTCCTGCAAATTGAAACcgacaaaaaacaatactagtCACAAATGATTATTTTAGGTGTGTAGTAATTTGCAGGTTGATGTCAACACTGATGTGAAACATTGTTAGCTGTCACAGTACCTGCAGAGACACCTGCCATGGCCAGGAATGAGGCATTGCTTCCTCACCATTTACAATGCGAGAATAGCCACTGACAACAGGGGAAATGGCAGGAACGCCACAGCCTGAAAACAAAAGAGGTGAACAGGGATAAGAATGGatgcaaaaaatactttaaatgacacaaatgatAGGAAGTTTACACAAGCATCTAAGAAACTGTGAATatcattatataaataaaatataaaaatttaactgaactattttcatttaataaaaaaatggaaatgAAATCTAAGAATATTTTCTCACCATAGGCTGCACCAAGGAAGGCAAAGCAGGACAACAGCCACAAGAAAGACATTTTGGAAAAAACCCTGTCTTATTTACAGCAGTAAGCCCTATTTAACCCTTACCAGTGATGACACGAGGAGCAGGTGTGGCGAAAAATTAATTCTCGTAGTCTGCACAGCTGCTTGTCACCTGTGCACAATCCTACTTTTCTCACCACTGTATCTTAGCATAAGTTGCAACCCTGTatcacaaaattacgtacctatagtgaCGTAAATTTttgagtcttttccgtgacactgacacattTTTCCGCCGTTTTGAGTGAACATGTCACATATTTATgattacgtgtcattgtcacgtatttgttactcaactgtttggtcctattttcaaaccgttgacgcttcggtttagggttagatttggggtttgcgttaggaagtcactttaagtattggtttataccttttttcatgatttttttatattttatgatttttaaaccattgtcgcctggctagggtttgggtaaggatgtcattttatgcactctaaaaatggctgggttattctccacccataatgggtaaatattggacagaacacatgatGGGCCAAAAATTTACCAATGCTGGgctattttaacccaactgctgggttattataccccatggttgcataacaacaacccaacattgggtcattttttacccaacacgtgttctgtccaacaTTTACCCATTAtaatgggtcaaaaataacccagcgaTTTGTAGAGcgtgtaaatctaaccctaaaccagtgcttctcaaatagtggggcgggacccccagggggggctcgaagcgacaccagggggggcgcgcgagaccccggggaaaatactttttcaggaagtgatttttttgcaccgtcacttaaagacattacaccccaatcacgctgataagccgcttgtgttttttattattatttattgattatatttaatttaatttttcagtatcaaatggtcaaaaaatattatactttaaataaggattgattttttttatttcaggcaaattgatgcattttaagtcttttctgttacagactaaaaaacaatgttaataaagttattctttgttgtaagttgatcgatatttctttttttgtgttttctttttgtgttttctcaatgttaataaggatacaatgttttgcagatgtgtaattttatagacaaattatactatttacagtcgcagcggagagttggggggcgcgaaatgtttacttcttcctagggggggcgtgacagacaataattgagaagcactgccctaAACCGAAGctacaatggtaagaaattaggacaaaaaagttgagcaaCCAACACGTGACAGTGACAAGTAAAcagtgacatgttcacgcaaaaggcggaaaaacgtgtcagtgtcacggaaaaaaCTCACAAATTTACATGGCAACGTGTCACAAACTCTTgatattaaatatttgatttttttgtgacCCTATCCTTGAaagatttcactttaatttcaatctttaacaTGGCCctacttagtcaatattaaagtatttgatgaacatatagtACTTGTCCAGAGTATTGTCTTATTTTTGATGTAGGTGATGTATAAAACTCTCCATAAACTCTTCATTAATTGATAAGTTAATAATACTTACCTAAATATTTTACAAAGCAACCCTAATGTAAAGTTTTACAATTTTTTCTTTatctttttatacagtattaATCATTATAAGCAGACAACTTATAACTGATATGTTAACATTTcatttgtctgttttttaaataaacaagtaCATTATCCGACAAAAGGAATGAGCataacttttttatgttttagctagcataaaattattaattcaatTACAAAACACCATTTGTGTGTCACAGCAAATCTAATCTTCTTTTTTTGGATACATgaacatattattattaaaaataaatgttttatcagTAACAGTATTTACAACTGCAGTGGCAACATACAATATACAGTGCATAAAGTACAGTAAAAATGAATTGCAAATGCTAgttattttatgttttcttGTTCCCTTTTTTTCTGGTCATGAACTCATGACTATCAGAATTTTCCACTTTTAAACATGGAAATTTTCCTCTATATTCAATTTTATCGCAAGAGATTGAGATTACAAACATGAGCAGGTGACAAGTTCACACAGTACATGCACGTTCATAGCCACAGTATTTTGCAACTGAAGCAAATATACAGAAAGTTGTCTGGTATATAAAAGCCCCAAGAGTTGGTGTGACATTTCAAAGATCTCAGCTCAGAAATGGCCTTCTTGTGGATCCTGTCGTGTCTTGCTTTCATCGGGGCAGCCTATGGTATGTTGGTCTTAAGTTTTAATCTGTAACATGCTACGTTTGAGGTCAGTTGAATGAAGAATGCGTTTAAATTGATATCAAAAGTTCAGccaataattatttatatttttaaggcTGTGGTGTTCCTGCCATCACCCCTGTCATCACCGGTTACTCCAGGATTGTGAATGGAGAGGAGGCAGTGCCACACTCATGGCCCTGGCAGGTGTCTTTGCAGGTACAATCAGACATCTTTATTTGCCAATGACATGTGTATAATAGAATGTTGCATGAGTTAGGAATAACTAATAGCtaataactaaataaaagtcatgtttttaataaggACTCTACTGGCTTCCATTTCTGTGGTGGCTCCCTGATCAGTGAGATGTGGGTTGTGACTGCTGCTCATTGCAATCCAAGGTACTGTAAGACAGCATTCAAATTATAATGCCCTCATAAACCTACAGgctctttattattattatgccaCATTTCATTACAGGACAAGTGCAGTATTCAGTTCAATATCTAATGATttctataaaacattttttaataggACCTCTCATCGTGTCATCCTGGGTGAGCATGATCGTTCTTCCAATGCTGAGGCCATTCAGGTCATGGCTGTTGGCAAGGTAAAAAAATTTATACTTATTTTTCTAAACAGAACAGGAATTCTGTCCCAGAAtggcttttaaattcaaatgCTTAGTTCTTGAAATTGTTTACTCAAAGGTCTTCAAGCATCCTAACTACAACAGCTTCACCATCAACAATGACATCACTCTCATCAAGTTGGCTACCCCTGCTCAGCTCAGCATGCAGGTGTCTCCCGTGTGCCTTGCTGAAACAAACGACAACTTCCCCGGAGGAATGAAGTGTGTGACATCTGGATGGGGCCTGACCAGATACAATGGTAGATTCATTTTATTCTCACAgcatacaaaaatacaaaactttTGTGATTTGAAGCACATTATAATGTGTTTTATTCTAATATTTATTTTCCACTTAAACCATATTTTCACATATACAACCATAAACCAACTATTTAAAGTAGATTCAGTTTCCTTGTAGAGCTCTTACTTCCAATCTTTCATAGAATTTCTGTACTTCAGACTCATGCTTTGCGCCAGCACTCATAATGCATGACATTTCAATATAACCCAAACATTTAAGTTACCTTACTGTAATCCCTAGCAGCAATAGTCTTTATGTATCATGTAAAACATAATCTATCTTTGCATTTCAGCCCCTGATACCCCTGCTCTGCTCCAGCAGGCCAGTCTGCCTCTGCTCACCAACGATGACTGCAAGCGTTTCTGGGGTACCAACATTACTGACCTTATGATCTGTGCTGGTGCCTCTGGTGCCTCTTCTTGCATGGTAAGTCTCACAGTTTACTTTTCTGTTTTAGCATTCTGTTCTTCACCTTAAATTTCTGACTCATTGTTGTTGTTTCAGGGTGATTCTGGTGGTCCTCTGGTCTGTCAGAAGGATGGCGCCTGGACTTTGGTTGGTATCGTGTCATGGGGCAGCAGCACCTGCTCAACCAGCTCGCCTGGAGTGTATGCTCGTGTCACCAAACTCCGTGCCTGGGTTGACCAGACCATTGCTGCTAACTAAGCGAGCTGTTGTGGTTGATACATTTCAGACATAAAGTTAatcaataaagaaaaacaataaaaaatctaCCTAtgcttgttttttaaatgttaatgatTTTATTCACAAAGGCTTTGAGAGGCCTGCACAAGGTGAAAATTCTGTGCCAgacaaataaacttttttttaaaatgcattttttcaacattttagtTTAAACCAAATAAATTAGTCTGTTCTCTCATTAATTTCTACAGAATAGTGACAAATTATTCTTTAGGTTTTATCTTAAATAAAAAGAAGATTTTTATTCTCATAATACTTGAAGTTCAAAAAACCCTGTTATTTACTTAAAACTTAACGTTTTAAGTGTAAATAAGTAATGTTGCTGTAATTTTAGCGTCAGTTGCATAGCCAACCATTACCTCTATTCAATATTAAGTAGGTTACGTTTCAGCAATTTTGCTCCATATAGGAATACCCTGTTAGCAAACTAGTAAACTGCTAGCGGACTCCTACACATGCAACGCTGGCACTTATCCACTCTTTCCCAGGAAGTTTCCCAACTCCTCTCCCAGTTGAGGAAGAGGTAATCAGATAAAGAGCATCACAGTTTGATTTCAAGCACTCATTTTACTTTGATTTCTTTCTCTGACATAATCTTCCTCATTCATTATAATATCATTTTCCACAGAATGccctttacattatatatgatgattttatgtagaaaacagtaaacaacaaataaatactttaaatgGGGTTTCACAGGCAGGTTTATAACTATCTACAGTGTATGAagctaaatgtttttgtgttaagGTTCATTCACACCATAGAACATAAgaatgttgcattttctctgaatatttgatttttattaaatattttattacatttacatttgcacaataaaCATCTGCTAGCTACAGCTATAGTAGGTCTCTGATGTAATACTGATACCTAAGCAATAGCAAAAAGTAATAGGTCAGTATTAAATTGCAAACAAAGATTTTGAGCTAAGTTGGCTTATATGTTTGGTGCAAAATGAGTGTGGTAAGAGGCCcaactttatattttttatagggCCCAAAATTGTTAGTGAGTAAAACGCTAAATTCAGCACTTCTAATGTTAATGTAACTAATGATTTTGAATTAACTATTTGTAATAAGTCAtttcaatgtttatgtttttatcttgactagtgatgagttgctgtaacttaaaaTAAGGTTGAGTTAGCTTAACTTTTTTTGTACCAATAAGTGATGACGGCTGGTACTGAGATCTCAAATTGCTCATTGTGAGTTTCATAAATCAATGTGCTTTACTTTTGTTTTAGGAGAAAACATTATAAAGGAAACCCAAAAAGGTTACACTTTACTTTAAGGGGTGTTCATgcgactgacatgacaccttcataatcatgacatgacacgtgtcatgaacatgaagatgattttatgcatatttattaataaatattaatattttattaactgtcattaagtgccatttgttcatttttgatgcaaagatgacattgctTGAGATGTCTTGTTATGAAATTtagacataaaccaatacatcacaACTCGACATAAACATgtcatagcagaataattatcaaacttaagaagctttatgggttaacaatacattaaactgtcattcaAATTTTATTAAGTGTTGATACtatatgtcaaataattttaaataccttaacaaaatgcaagaGACACATCAAAAGACTATACTTAACTTTATCTacgtgcacaatacataaaaaactgacaactaacagaacttgttcttcctcaaACAGAGGGTTCTACAttgtattgttttcatttcattttaagtGATttggtctcca is a window from the Misgurnus anguillicaudatus chromosome 21, ASM2758022v2, whole genome shotgun sequence genome containing:
- the ctrb.3 gene encoding serine protease codes for the protein MSFLWLLSCFAFLGAAYGCGVPAISPVVSGYSRIVNGEEAMPHSWPWQVSLQDIFGWHFCGGSLINENWVVTAAHCSVRTSHRVILGEHNKASSQTEEAIQTMKVAKVFTHPEWDPNTINNDIALVKLASPASLVDHVSPVCLAETSDVFAPGMTCVTSGWGVTRYNALFTPNELQQVALPLLSNEDCKNYWGSNISDVMICAGAAGASSCMGDSGGPLVCQKDGAWTLVGIVSWGSSRCDTTIPGVYARVTELRDWVDQILASN
- the LOC129444547 gene encoding chymotrypsin A encodes the protein MAFLWILSCLAFIGAAYGCGVPAITPVITGYSRIVNGEEAVPHSWPWQVSLQDSTGFHFCGGSLISEMWVVTAAHCNPRTSHRVILGEHDRSSNAEAIQVMAVGKVFKHPNYNSFTINNDITLIKLATPAQLSMQVSPVCLAETNDNFPGGMKCVTSGWGLTRYNAPDTPALLQQASLPLLTNDDCKRFWGTNITDLMICAGASGASSCMGDSGGPLVCQKDGAWTLVGIVSWGSSTCSTSSPGVYARVTKLRAWVDQTIAAN